Proteins from a single region of Rhodovibrio salinarum DSM 9154:
- a CDS encoding DUF6468 domain-containing protein translates to MLVAGLLAATIFYAVMLNRKLGELRNNKAEMEAMVNRLVQTTERAEHGLAELKAAAHEKGEELSQKLNDAKALNDDLGFLVDKGNSLADRMERQIGAARKVTADPRGVEPMGLHEAAQRSTAAAKGAATKANGTGTTLSSAPAVGSSAANEGGKPDTAGTDTTLRAAPRGAARSTPQNAKLLKALRGVR, encoded by the coding sequence GTGCTGGTCGCCGGGCTGCTGGCTGCAACGATCTTCTACGCGGTCATGCTGAACCGCAAGCTGGGCGAACTGCGCAACAACAAGGCCGAGATGGAGGCGATGGTTAACCGTCTCGTCCAGACCACCGAGCGCGCAGAGCACGGTTTGGCCGAACTCAAGGCCGCCGCCCATGAGAAGGGCGAGGAGCTCAGCCAAAAGCTGAACGATGCTAAGGCCCTCAACGACGACCTCGGTTTCCTGGTCGACAAGGGAAACAGTCTTGCCGACCGGATGGAGCGACAGATCGGTGCCGCCCGCAAGGTGACCGCCGATCCGCGCGGGGTCGAGCCGATGGGTTTGCATGAGGCTGCCCAGCGAAGCACCGCCGCGGCGAAGGGGGCTGCGACGAAGGCGAACGGCACTGGCACGACCTTGTCTTCCGCACCGGCCGTTGGATCCAGCGCCGCGAACGAGGGCGGCAAGCCGGATACGGCCGGGACCGATACGACGCTGCGCGCCGCGCCGCGCGGCGCGGCGCGCAGCACACCGCAGAATGCGAAGCTGTTGAAGGCGCTGCGCGGCGTGCGCTGA
- a CDS encoding LysR substrate-binding domain-containing protein — protein MVSGRGDLSTPLDTRLAGLGRRRRVRLVVPSFQLVPSVLSTTDYMAMLPRQSIEANANLDLAIRQPPVEVDGFPLHLAWHSRQTHDAVVQHVAEIIHAILGPTSTSSDGTSKP, from the coding sequence ATCGTTTCGGGCCGGGGAGACCTAAGTACGCCACTCGATACCCGGCTCGCGGGTTTGGGGCGTCGGCGCCGGGTTAGGCTTGTCGTACCTTCCTTCCAGTTGGTGCCGTCTGTGCTCTCCACAACGGACTACATGGCGATGCTTCCGCGGCAAAGTATCGAAGCGAATGCCAATCTGGATCTGGCGATCCGCCAGCCGCCAGTCGAGGTCGACGGCTTTCCGCTACATCTTGCCTGGCATTCCCGGCAAACCCACGATGCCGTCGTGCAGCACGTGGCCGAGATCATCCATGCCATCCTTGGCCCAACCAGCACTTCATCCGACGGAACTTCGAAGCCCTAG
- a CDS encoding NAD(P)H-dependent oxidoreductase, with protein sequence MIDIVTDAEKEARALLDADRIVLQFPIQWYSTPALFTPSARILLPRRLPKGL encoded by the coding sequence GTGATCGACATTGTCACGGACGCGGAGAAAGAAGCGCGTGCGCTTCTCGACGCTGATCGGATCGTGCTGCAGTTCCCAATTCAGTGGTATTCCACGCCCGCCCTGTTCACGCCCTCAGCACGCATTCTGCTGCCACGGCGCTTGCCAAAGGGGCTTTGA
- the flgA gene encoding flagellar basal body P-ring formation chaperone FlgA, protein MFRLPVFALAAATALAALIAAPAAQAERDRSARVGQPVSLNSEIVVEGDTVTLNHLFSGLGARGETPIARAPEPGKEVQLPANWLARVARAYEIDWQPASKLQQASLRRAAQRIGGKKIQEAIHAKLAERGIDGDVEVQLDTPDTALVLPVDAPGTVKIAGLNYDRDSGRFTANVVAPDAQRPLARATVSGKALAMVEIPVLTRRIGRDEVIGQRDIAWVTRPVDAITANHIRDARKLVGMSARRSIRPERPVRETDVTAPVIVPRNSLVTLMLQTEQMRLTAQGRALQDGAKGEVVRVVNTKSNTTVSGVVVADGTVAVQAGSRPQSQE, encoded by the coding sequence ATGTTCCGCCTGCCCGTCTTCGCTCTCGCCGCCGCCACCGCGCTGGCCGCCCTGATCGCCGCGCCCGCCGCGCAGGCGGAACGCGACCGTTCCGCCCGGGTCGGACAGCCCGTGTCGCTTAACAGCGAGATCGTGGTCGAAGGCGATACCGTGACGCTGAACCATCTGTTCAGCGGTTTGGGCGCACGTGGGGAGACGCCGATTGCCCGTGCGCCCGAACCGGGCAAGGAAGTGCAGCTGCCGGCCAACTGGCTCGCCCGGGTGGCCCGCGCGTACGAGATCGACTGGCAGCCGGCGTCCAAGCTGCAGCAGGCCAGTCTGCGCCGCGCCGCACAGCGGATCGGCGGCAAAAAGATCCAGGAGGCGATCCACGCCAAGCTGGCCGAACGCGGCATCGACGGCGATGTCGAAGTGCAGCTGGACACGCCGGATACCGCGCTGGTGCTGCCGGTCGATGCGCCGGGAACCGTCAAGATCGCGGGCCTGAACTACGACCGCGACAGCGGCCGTTTCACCGCCAACGTGGTTGCGCCCGATGCGCAGCGTCCGCTCGCCCGCGCCACCGTGTCCGGCAAGGCGCTGGCGATGGTCGAGATCCCGGTGCTGACCCGCCGGATTGGCCGGGACGAAGTGATCGGCCAGCGCGACATCGCCTGGGTCACGCGGCCGGTCGACGCGATCACCGCCAACCACATCCGCGACGCGCGCAAGCTGGTCGGTATGTCCGCCCGCCGCTCGATCCGCCCGGAACGGCCGGTGCGCGAGACCGACGTCACCGCGCCCGTGATCGTACCGCGCAACAGCTTGGTAACCCTCATGCTGCAGACTGAGCAGATGCGCCTGACCGCCCAGGGCCGGGCGCTGCAGGACGGCGCCAAGGGCGAGGTCGTGCGCGTCGTCAACACCAAGTCCAACACCACCGTCTCCGGGGTCGTCGTCGCCGACGGCACGGTCGCGGTGCAAGCGGGCAGCCGCCCGCAATCGCAGGAGTAA
- a CDS encoding response regulator — protein sequence MSSVDMNMPILIVDDYKTMLRIIRNLLKQLGFNNVDEATDGSSALQKLRDKKYGLVISDWNMEPMSGLQLLKEVRADSRLNGLPFIMVTAESKSENVVAAKQAGVTNYIIKPFNAATLKTKLTASIGHF from the coding sequence ATGTCGAGCGTGGATATGAACATGCCGATCCTCATCGTCGACGACTACAAGACGATGCTTCGGATCATCCGCAATCTGTTGAAGCAGTTGGGCTTCAACAATGTGGACGAGGCGACCGACGGCTCCAGCGCGTTGCAGAAGCTGCGCGACAAGAAGTATGGCCTGGTCATTTCCGACTGGAACATGGAGCCGATGAGTGGCCTGCAGCTGCTCAAGGAAGTCCGCGCGGACAGCCGCCTGAACGGCCTGCCGTTCATCATGGTGACGGCTGAGAGCAAGAGCGAGAACGTGGTCGCCGCCAAGCAGGCCGGTGTGACCAACTACATCATCAAGCCGTTCAATGCAGCCACGCTGAAGACCAAGCTAACCGCGTCGATCGGGCATTTCTAG
- a CDS encoding MotE family protein, translating to MRPRILPVLILVATLTLGMRVGEIWQGFGGIAAADSDAATGADFVGDPFAGLQVAQATPEGDAQAGQETPTPSDEPAAGSAANDATETPEADKPRDLLSSADPLDMTEAEIELLQQLAKRREKLDQRAETLERRERLVQAAEKRLNEKVSEMERLRKEIEALLVKYDEQETKQLTRLVNIYEKMKPDDAARIFENLDKDVLLKVVERMNERKTAPILAEMRPDKAQELTLELAEREDLPLPRE from the coding sequence ATGCGTCCGCGTATTCTGCCCGTGCTGATCCTGGTCGCCACGCTCACATTGGGCATGCGGGTCGGGGAAATCTGGCAAGGCTTCGGCGGCATCGCCGCCGCCGATTCCGATGCTGCGACCGGCGCCGACTTCGTGGGCGATCCGTTCGCCGGCCTGCAGGTCGCGCAGGCAACGCCGGAGGGGGACGCACAGGCCGGACAGGAGACCCCGACGCCGTCCGATGAACCGGCCGCCGGGAGTGCCGCAAACGATGCAACGGAGACGCCGGAGGCGGACAAGCCGCGCGATCTCCTGTCTTCCGCAGACCCGCTGGACATGACGGAAGCGGAAATCGAGCTGCTGCAGCAGTTGGCCAAGCGTCGGGAGAAGCTGGATCAGCGCGCCGAGACGCTGGAACGCCGCGAACGTCTCGTGCAGGCCGCCGAGAAGCGCCTGAACGAGAAGGTCTCCGAGATGGAGCGTCTGCGCAAGGAGATCGAGGCGCTGCTGGTTAAGTACGACGAACAGGAAACCAAGCAGCTTACCCGACTGGTGAACATCTACGAGAAGATGAAACCGGACGATGCCGCGCGGATCTTCGAGAATCTGGACAAGGATGTCCTGCTCAAGGTCGTCGAGCGCATGAACGAGCGCAAGACCGCGCCGATCCTGGCCGAAATGCGTCCTGACAAGGCCCAGGAGCTGACTCTGGAGCTTGCCGAGCGCGAGGATCTGCCGTTGCCGCGCGAATAG
- the flgF gene encoding flagellar basal-body rod protein FlgF, producing the protein MESTNYIALSRQASLRRELDLVANNMANLNTPAYQGESMMFVEYLEDTQRGKTGEMSFVQDISTVRDLKEGPMKRTENPLDLAISGRGYFTIETDDGPRYTRNGAFQLNEEGQIVNKANQPVLDGNGNPIEVPDDAQSIEISEDGTIATEVGQIAQLEPVTFENEQLLMKRANGLFEAREEQVAEPAEGARIMQGTLESSNVEGVVEMTRLINLTRSYSSANKFSESEHERILRAVRTLVSSQ; encoded by the coding sequence ATGGAATCCACGAACTACATCGCCCTTTCGCGTCAGGCCAGCCTGCGCCGCGAACTCGACCTGGTGGCGAACAACATGGCGAACCTGAACACGCCAGCCTATCAGGGCGAGAGCATGATGTTCGTCGAGTACCTGGAGGACACGCAGCGCGGCAAGACCGGCGAAATGAGCTTCGTCCAGGACATCTCGACCGTGCGCGACCTGAAGGAAGGGCCGATGAAGCGGACGGAGAATCCGTTGGACCTGGCGATTTCCGGACGTGGCTATTTCACGATCGAGACCGACGACGGCCCGCGCTACACCCGCAACGGCGCCTTCCAGCTGAACGAGGAAGGCCAGATCGTCAACAAAGCCAACCAGCCGGTGCTGGACGGCAATGGCAACCCCATCGAGGTGCCCGACGACGCGCAGTCGATCGAAATCAGCGAGGACGGCACGATCGCCACCGAGGTCGGCCAGATCGCCCAGCTGGAGCCGGTCACCTTCGAAAACGAACAGCTGCTGATGAAGCGCGCCAACGGCCTCTTCGAGGCGCGTGAGGAACAGGTTGCCGAGCCGGCCGAGGGCGCCCGCATCATGCAGGGCACCCTGGAGAGCTCGAACGTCGAGGGTGTGGTCGAGATGACCCGCCTGATCAACCTGACCCGCAGCTACAGCAGCGCCAACAAGTTCTCCGAGAGCGAGCACGAGCGAATCCTGCGCGCGGTGCGCACGCTGGTCTCCTCGCAATAA
- the fliM gene encoding flagellar motor switch protein FliM — protein MMAEWEAMAEGDDEDGDSSTRVLDQDEIDSLLGLDDDGDGDGQQSGIQAIVNSALVSYERLPMLEVVFDRLVRMMSTSLRNFTSDNVEVSLDNITSIRFGDYLNSIPLPAMLTVFKAEEWDNYGLMTVDSTLIYSIVDVLLGGRRGTAAMRIEGRPYTTIERNLIERMVHVVMGDLSAAFDPLSPVTFRFERLETNPRFATIARHANAAIVVRLRIDMEDRGGRMELLLPYATLEPVREMLLQMFMGEKFGRDSIWESHLSAELWQTDVGLSAVLDEFELPLGDVMKWKVGDFLPLQVTPESKVRLRCGDVPMFAGPMGRKNGHIAVRIENKAAREGDV, from the coding sequence ATGATGGCGGAATGGGAGGCGATGGCCGAAGGTGACGACGAAGACGGCGATTCCTCCACGCGCGTTCTCGATCAGGACGAGATCGACAGCCTGCTGGGCCTCGATGATGACGGCGACGGTGACGGTCAGCAGTCGGGCATCCAGGCGATCGTCAATTCCGCGCTCGTGTCCTACGAGCGCCTGCCGATGCTGGAGGTCGTATTCGACCGGCTTGTCCGGATGATGTCGACCAGCCTGCGTAACTTCACCAGCGATAACGTCGAGGTCAGCCTCGACAACATCACCTCGATCCGCTTCGGCGACTACCTGAACTCGATCCCGCTGCCGGCCATGCTGACCGTCTTCAAGGCCGAGGAGTGGGACAACTACGGCCTGATGACGGTCGATAGCACGTTGATCTACTCAATCGTCGACGTGCTCCTGGGGGGACGGCGCGGGACGGCCGCGATGCGCATCGAGGGCCGCCCGTACACCACGATCGAGCGCAACCTGATCGAGCGGATGGTGCACGTCGTCATGGGCGACCTGTCGGCGGCGTTCGATCCGCTGTCGCCCGTGACCTTCCGTTTCGAACGGCTTGAGACCAACCCGCGCTTCGCCACCATCGCCCGACACGCCAATGCTGCCATTGTCGTGCGCTTGCGCATCGACATGGAAGACCGTGGCGGGCGCATGGAACTGCTGCTGCCCTACGCCACCCTCGAGCCGGTGCGCGAGATGCTGCTGCAGATGTTCATGGGCGAAAAGTTCGGCCGGGACAGCATCTGGGAAAGCCACTTGTCGGCCGAGCTTTGGCAGACCGATGTCGGGCTGAGTGCGGTGCTGGACGAGTTTGAACTGCCGCTGGGCGACGTCATGAAATGGAAGGTCGGGGACTTTCTGCCGCTGCAGGTGACGCCGGAATCCAAGGTGCGCCTGCGCTGCGGCGATGTCCCGATGTTTGCCGGGCCGATGGGGCGCAAGAATGGACATATCGCGGTCCGGATCGAGAACAAGGCCGCGCGGGAAGGAGACGTCTGA
- a CDS encoding OmpA/MotB family protein — MTDMPPPPPSTQRRSDGQSELPPPPGSASGKQGGDTAGAWMVTFTDLVALLLTFFVMIFAMSNVKTQDWSSLTESLRRQLNSVAGQRVASPSMRMDVPSPERTPGDDLDYLAELLAGHLSETPALADARLRRGEDRLFLSLPADLLFASGDFTLTPQAAEAVFQLGGVLRNMPNALAVVGHADPRKPVTRYPSNWELSLLRAQAVVAALRSGGVEGRIRARGQGDSRYDELPAMADEAERRALARRVDLVIHDTAREPVE; from the coding sequence ATGACCGACATGCCCCCGCCGCCGCCCAGTACCCAGAGGCGTTCCGATGGTCAATCGGAGCTCCCGCCGCCGCCGGGCAGCGCTTCGGGCAAGCAAGGCGGCGATACCGCCGGTGCCTGGATGGTGACCTTCACCGATCTGGTCGCGCTGCTGTTGACCTTCTTCGTGATGATCTTCGCGATGTCCAACGTGAAGACGCAGGATTGGTCCAGCCTGACCGAAAGCCTGCGTCGGCAATTGAATTCGGTGGCCGGGCAGCGGGTGGCGAGCCCGTCGATGCGCATGGACGTGCCGTCGCCTGAGCGCACGCCGGGCGATGACCTGGATTACCTCGCGGAACTGCTGGCCGGGCACCTGAGCGAGACGCCAGCGCTGGCGGACGCGCGCTTGCGCCGGGGCGAGGACCGTCTGTTCCTCTCTTTGCCGGCGGACTTGCTGTTTGCCAGTGGTGATTTCACCCTGACGCCGCAGGCGGCAGAGGCGGTTTTTCAACTGGGTGGGGTGTTGCGTAACATGCCGAACGCGCTGGCGGTGGTCGGCCATGCCGACCCGCGTAAGCCGGTAACCCGCTATCCCTCGAACTGGGAACTCTCGTTGCTGCGTGCCCAAGCAGTTGTGGCCGCCCTGCGTTCCGGCGGTGTCGAAGGGCGTATCCGCGCCCGCGGGCAGGGTGATTCCCGCTACGACGAACTGCCCGCCATGGCGGACGAGGCGGAGCGCCGCGCGCTCGCCCGTCGCGTGGACCTGGTGATCCATGACACCGCGCGGGAGCCGGTCGAATGA
- the flgG gene encoding flagellar basal-body rod protein FlgG encodes MRSLSIAATGMLAQQMNVEVISNNIANMNTSGYKRQRAEFNDLLYQDMRRVGANSSEEGTIVPSGIQLGLGVKPAAIYRINEQGSIQMTDNPLDMAMNGKGMFMVEMPNGETGYTRAGSFQLSPDGDLVTPDGYPVQPGITIPVDAVGVTVNANGEVWVDLDGQVDPQLVGQIEVARFPNEAGLQALGDNLFAETRASGQATVGVPGQAGFGSVLQGAVESSNVDMVKEITNMVAAQRAYEMNSKVISTSDEMMRNVSQMR; translated from the coding sequence ATGCGCTCCCTGAGTATCGCCGCCACCGGAATGCTGGCGCAGCAGATGAACGTCGAGGTCATCTCGAACAACATCGCCAACATGAACACCAGCGGCTACAAGCGCCAGCGCGCTGAGTTCAACGACCTGCTGTACCAGGACATGCGCCGGGTTGGCGCGAACTCCAGCGAGGAGGGCACGATCGTCCCCTCCGGCATTCAGCTGGGCCTGGGCGTGAAGCCGGCGGCGATCTACCGGATCAACGAGCAGGGCTCGATCCAGATGACCGACAACCCGCTGGACATGGCGATGAACGGCAAGGGCATGTTCATGGTCGAAATGCCGAACGGCGAAACCGGCTATACCCGCGCCGGCTCGTTCCAGCTGTCGCCCGACGGCGATCTGGTGACCCCGGACGGCTACCCGGTCCAGCCCGGCATCACCATCCCGGTGGACGCGGTCGGCGTGACCGTCAATGCCAACGGCGAGGTCTGGGTCGACCTCGACGGCCAGGTGGACCCGCAGTTGGTCGGCCAGATCGAGGTCGCCCGCTTCCCGAACGAGGCTGGTCTGCAGGCGCTGGGCGACAACCTGTTCGCCGAGACCCGGGCGAGCGGCCAGGCCACGGTCGGGGTGCCCGGCCAGGCCGGCTTCGGCAGCGTGCTGCAGGGCGCGGTGGAAAGCTCGAACGTCGACATGGTGAAGGAGATCACCAACATGGTCGCCGCCCAACGCGCCTACGAGATGAACAGCAAGGTGATCTCCACCTCCGACGAGATGATGCGCAACGTCAGCCAGATGCGCTGA
- a CDS encoding methyl-accepting chemotaxis protein — MRNRGGQQDARQLGATVKLSIRQKIFGGFALILAIMAVVGGGTYLTFERTAETFHEYTQTANEVVAIAQLERRLAQTRAHVDQYVLSSRPEEAADVRALVGKIEDQLANLGTVQLTPAQTEALTALEASFDRYIAEFEGVETVVAKRTSLTGESMPARADSALETIKNLRGRLSAAGAVAIDLGQTVEKDLLAGLYRINAVLRADTPETRERADAAFATLNTSLDKMADLDLDGRASTQLDTLRQELEAYRADYRTVLELNARLSEQVDVKMVGLADSVIADADRIAEAARAHEAELEIYTLSSIARTETMVGGAVLIAIVAGTAIAWTIGRGIAGPVRRMTETMQRLAGGDITAEAKVGRRHDEIGQMARALEDLRESVINAYVVNRMVDEMPINVMMCDAKDFRITYCNKATKETVTKLQHLLPVGSDEMIGETIDVFHKNPAHQHAILRDPNNLPWHTKIKLGDETLDLKVEAIRDQAGRYVGPMLTWAVITKQVKLAANFESQVMGVVNAVSSAASEMQHSAQSLSATSEETSRQAQAVSTAAEEASSNVQTVSSASEQLAGSIREISRQVSDSSRMSSEAAQQAQRTNAQVEGLKAAADKIGEVVEIISEIAERTNLLALNATIEAARAGEAGKGFAVVANEVKSLANQTAKATEDISAQVGHIQGETGAAVDAIQGIATTVERINEITQSVASAVEEQGAATQEIARNVLEASEGTQEVTRNIAGVSEAADVAGAGSNEVLSAASELATQSERLRGEVDTFLQEVRAA, encoded by the coding sequence ATGCGGAATAGGGGCGGTCAGCAGGATGCACGGCAGCTCGGCGCCACCGTCAAACTTTCGATCCGTCAGAAGATTTTTGGCGGTTTCGCTCTGATTCTTGCCATCATGGCCGTGGTGGGGGGCGGTACCTACCTTACCTTCGAGCGTACTGCCGAGACATTCCATGAATATACGCAGACGGCTAACGAGGTGGTGGCGATCGCCCAGCTGGAGCGGCGACTCGCGCAAACCCGCGCACACGTCGACCAGTACGTCCTGAGCTCCCGCCCGGAGGAAGCAGCCGACGTCCGCGCATTGGTTGGAAAGATCGAAGATCAACTCGCCAACCTCGGGACCGTACAATTAACGCCGGCGCAGACCGAGGCGCTGACCGCCCTCGAGGCTTCGTTCGACAGGTACATCGCAGAATTCGAGGGCGTTGAAACGGTCGTCGCGAAGCGGACCAGCCTAACGGGCGAGTCCATGCCGGCGCGCGCCGATTCCGCCCTCGAGACGATCAAAAACCTGCGCGGTCGATTGTCCGCGGCCGGTGCCGTGGCGATCGATCTGGGCCAGACGGTCGAAAAAGATCTGTTGGCTGGCCTCTATCGCATCAATGCCGTGCTGCGCGCCGATACCCCTGAAACCCGCGAGCGCGCCGATGCGGCCTTTGCCACGCTGAATACAAGCCTGGACAAGATGGCCGACCTCGACCTGGACGGCCGCGCCAGTACCCAACTCGACACTCTGCGTCAGGAACTGGAGGCCTACCGGGCCGACTATCGCACGGTGTTGGAGCTCAATGCCCGTCTGAGTGAACAAGTCGATGTCAAGATGGTTGGGCTCGCCGACTCGGTGATCGCCGATGCCGATCGCATTGCCGAGGCAGCCCGTGCCCACGAGGCGGAACTGGAAATCTACACGCTCTCCAGCATCGCACGCACCGAGACGATGGTTGGCGGTGCCGTGCTGATCGCCATAGTGGCGGGAACCGCTATTGCCTGGACGATCGGTCGCGGCATCGCCGGGCCTGTCAGGCGTATGACCGAGACGATGCAGCGCCTGGCCGGTGGTGATATCACCGCGGAGGCGAAGGTCGGTCGCCGGCATGACGAAATCGGGCAGATGGCGCGCGCGCTGGAGGATCTCCGGGAATCGGTCATCAACGCTTATGTGGTCAATCGCATGGTCGATGAGATGCCGATCAACGTCATGATGTGCGATGCCAAAGACTTCCGCATCACCTACTGCAACAAGGCGACGAAGGAGACGGTCACCAAGCTACAGCACCTGTTGCCCGTGGGGTCGGACGAGATGATTGGCGAGACGATCGACGTCTTCCATAAGAACCCAGCTCACCAGCACGCCATTCTGCGCGATCCGAACAACCTGCCGTGGCACACCAAAATCAAGTTGGGTGATGAGACGCTGGATCTGAAGGTGGAAGCGATTCGGGACCAGGCCGGGCGTTATGTCGGTCCGATGCTGACCTGGGCGGTAATCACCAAACAGGTGAAGCTGGCAGCGAATTTCGAGAGCCAGGTGATGGGTGTGGTCAACGCGGTGTCCTCCGCGGCGTCCGAGATGCAGCATTCCGCACAGTCGCTTTCCGCGACATCCGAGGAGACCAGTCGGCAGGCGCAGGCCGTGTCCACGGCAGCTGAGGAAGCCAGCTCCAACGTCCAGACGGTGTCCAGCGCTTCCGAGCAGCTGGCGGGTTCGATCCGCGAGATCAGCCGGCAGGTCAGCGACTCTTCGCGCATGTCGAGTGAAGCCGCCCAGCAGGCCCAGCGGACCAATGCGCAGGTCGAAGGCTTGAAGGCGGCGGCCGATAAGATCGGCGAGGTGGTGGAGATCATCTCCGAGATTGCCGAGCGGACCAATCTGCTTGCCCTGAACGCCACGATCGAGGCCGCGCGCGCTGGCGAGGCCGGCAAGGGCTTTGCCGTGGTGGCGAACGAGGTGAAGTCGCTCGCCAACCAGACCGCCAAAGCCACCGAGGATATCAGCGCTCAGGTGGGACATATCCAGGGCGAGACCGGCGCGGCTGTGGACGCCATCCAGGGCATCGCGACGACGGTCGAGCGGATCAACGAGATCACCCAATCGGTCGCTTCGGCGGTCGAGGAGCAGGGCGCGGCGACCCAGGAGATCGCCCGCAATGTGTTGGAAGCCAGCGAGGGGACGCAGGAAGTCACGCGCAATATCGCTGGCGTCAGCGAGGCGGCCGATGTCGCCGGGGCAGGGTCCAACGAGGTGCTGTCTGCGGCCTCCGAGTTGGCCACCCAGTCCGAACGCCTGCGCGGAGAGGTGGACACTTTCCTGCAGGAGGTCCGCGCCGCCTGA
- a CDS encoding protein phosphatase CheZ, whose protein sequence is MTAQKGRKTGRGQDDDAARVQLETQLAALAALGPRAEPEEITDAVESVMATVEGDLSAVNLKLYAEIEALSRFIASAKAEIASVRPDEINTEHLPTATDELEAIVGATESATNTILEAMETIEGIGDELGGETGQKLSDSVTKVYEACNFQDITGQRITKVVTALKQVEEKVDTLLAAFGEDAAEARSERSAASEKKKVSADDEASLMNGPTSPGEASVSQDDIDALLASFD, encoded by the coding sequence ATGACGGCTCAAAAGGGACGTAAGACGGGGCGCGGCCAAGACGACGACGCGGCGCGCGTCCAGTTGGAGACCCAGTTGGCAGCCCTGGCCGCGCTCGGCCCGCGTGCGGAACCCGAGGAGATCACGGACGCGGTCGAGAGTGTCATGGCGACCGTCGAGGGCGATCTGTCGGCGGTGAACCTGAAGCTCTACGCCGAGATCGAAGCGCTGTCCCGGTTCATCGCCTCGGCCAAGGCGGAGATCGCATCGGTCCGGCCCGACGAGATCAACACCGAGCATTTGCCCACCGCCACGGACGAGCTGGAAGCGATCGTCGGCGCTACTGAGTCCGCGACCAACACGATCCTGGAAGCGATGGAGACCATTGAAGGCATCGGCGACGAGTTGGGGGGCGAGACCGGTCAGAAGCTGTCCGACAGCGTTACCAAGGTCTATGAAGCCTGCAACTTCCAGGACATTACCGGCCAGCGGATCACCAAGGTCGTCACCGCGCTCAAGCAGGTGGAGGAGAAGGTGGACACGCTTCTGGCCGCGTTCGGTGAAGATGCCGCCGAGGCCCGGAGCGAACGTAGCGCCGCCTCGGAAAAGAAGAAGGTCAGTGCGGACGACGAGGCGTCCCTAATGAACGGGCCGACCTCCCCCGGTGAGGCGAGCGTCAGCCAGGACGACATCGACGCACTGCTGGCAAGTTTCGATTGA
- a CDS encoding flagellar basal body-associated FliL family protein translates to MTDQTMGEGYGDDVELDASPRRGGMSGKKITLFVLLPLLLLAGAGAGLYFTGMLDSLLGGGKEEKHEPAKVEKTVFYEMPTLLVNLNSSGRSSNFLKLSVSLEIAGEAGKEKLEKYMPRVVDNFQVYLRELRVEDLQGSAGLQRLREELLLRVNAAVEGVEVKDVLFKEMLVQ, encoded by the coding sequence ATGACCGATCAGACGATGGGCGAGGGCTACGGCGACGACGTGGAGCTCGACGCCAGTCCACGGCGCGGCGGTATGTCCGGCAAGAAGATCACGCTGTTCGTGCTGCTGCCGCTGCTGCTGCTCGCCGGCGCGGGGGCCGGCCTGTATTTCACCGGCATGCTGGATAGCCTGTTGGGCGGTGGCAAAGAGGAAAAGCACGAGCCCGCGAAGGTCGAGAAGACGGTCTTCTACGAAATGCCAACCCTTCTCGTGAATCTGAACTCCAGCGGGCGGAGCAGTAACTTCCTGAAACTCTCGGTCAGCCTTGAGATCGCCGGCGAGGCAGGGAAGGAGAAGCTCGAGAAGTACATGCCGCGCGTCGTCGACAACTTCCAGGTTTATCTGCGCGAACTGCGGGTGGAGGACCTGCAGGGCTCCGCCGGGCTGCAGCGCCTGCGCGAGGAATTGTTGCTGCGCGTCAACGCAGCCGTCGAGGGCGTCGAGGTTAAGGACGTCCTGTTCAAGGAGATGCTGGTCCAGTAG